AAACGATGGAGCTATTCGGAAGGCGTCCAGACCCCAACCTTCCTTCGTCGGAAACCAATAAGCCGGATGCCTTTCACATTTATTCCATGAGGCAGGCTATAGAGGAGGGTTTTATTCTTGACGTATTAAAAAACTACACCGCGTACAAATTAGCATTTAAACTTGCACATAACGGGCAGGATTACGACGAAGAGACATTGGACGAGAGCAAGGCCATGAAGTCGCTAATGAGGTGGGTCCGCCTCCATCCATATAACATTTCTCAAAAGGTGCAGATTATAGTAGAGCATTTTCGTGCAAACGTCGAATGGCGGCTTAACGGTGAAGCCAAGGCTATGGTAGTAACCTCTTCGCGCAAGGAAGCGGTTCGCTATAAGCTGGCTATAGATAAATACATACGCGATAAAGGCTACGAAATCGGAACTCTCGTTGCTTTTTCAGGCGAAGTAGCGGATCAGGGAATCAGTCCGGATTCGTTTTCGGAGTTTAATATGAACCCAGGATTGCGCGAACGGGATTTGCGTGATGCTTTCGATACGGACGAGTTTTCCATACTCCTGGTCGCAAACAAGTACCAGACGGGTTTCGACCAGCCCAAACTTACCGCAATGTACGTCGATAAAAAACTTGCCGGCATAAATGCCGTGCAGACCTTATCTCGGCTTGACAGGACGTTCCCCGGCAAAGACCAGACGTTTATCCTGGATTTCGTGAATGATCCTGAAGAGATAAGAATATCGTTCCTGCCTTATTACGACAAAGCTGAGCTTGCTGGCGTTTCAGATCCTAACATCATCCACGACATGCAGGCAAAGCTGGATTCCCATAGGATATATACTCAATCCGAGATAGACGGCTTCGTCGCCGCATATTACAAAGAAAGCCAAAAAGATATGCAGGCGCGCATCGCCCCTGCGGTTGACCGGTTTCGTAATATTTGGAAAGCAGCTTTGGAATCGAAAGACAAAAAGGGCCTCGACGCCTTAGAAATTTTTAGAAAAGATTTAAGGGCATTTATAAGCGCCTACGACTTCCTATCCCAGATAATCGATTACAGAGATACCGACCTTGAAAAGCGGTCTATTTTTTACAAACACCTGCTGCCGCTTATTAAAGAGGAAAATCTTAACGAACCTATAGATTTATCTTCCGTTAAGTTAACGCATTACAACTTGATAGACAAAGGTAAGCGCGATATCAAGCTTGACGGGACTAACGACGACGGTAAGCTCAAACCCCTTACAGGCATAGGAACTGCCAAGCCCCATGATCCGGAACAGGCATTTCTGTCTGAGATAATCGTCAGAATAAATGATTTATTTGAAGGTGATTTGTCCGATGCAGATAAATTATCCTACGCTCAGCATATAAGAGGCAAAATGATGGAAAACGAAATACTCTCATTGCAGGCCGAGGCCAACACTAAGGAACAATTTGCGTCCAGCCCTGATTTTAAAGATGCAATGAATAGCGCTGTAACCGACGGTTTGGAAAATTATAACGAAATGGCCAAACAGATTCTAAATAATGAATACAAAAGGGAGGAACTGGCGAATATATTATTGGATATGGTTTATATGGGGTTTGCTGAAAAACGGATGAAAATAAATGAAAGGAGGGATGAATGTAAGTTAGAAAAATCTATTATGCAAACATCGAATGGCCATTCTTTAAAAATAGTTTCAGACATCGATATTTCTGAATCCGAAAAATTCGTCTCTTTTCTTCCTATATATTCCTTAGAAGCTGCTGCCACGGCGTTTGGAAGGGAAGAATATGTAGAAAATTCGGGTTGGATGATTGCTACGGTTGCGGGCAGGAAACTCAATAAAGATATGTTTATAGCCAAAGTGGTCGGCAAATCTATGGAGCCTACTATACCCGACGGCAGTTATTGCATATTTAGGTTAGACAAGGGAGGTTCCCGAAATGAAACCGTCGTTCTGGTAGAATCAAAACAAGTTGCCGACAGAGACACAAACCAGAAATTTACGGTAAAACGTTATCATAGCGAGAAAGAATATTTCGAGGACGGAACATGGCGGCATAAACGGATTACCTTATCCCCTGACAACAAGGAATTTGAACCGATAATATTAGAAAACATGCAGGAAACTGATTTCAGGGTTGTCGCCGAGTTTATAGGCGTTATATAATGATAAATATTTTTATTTTTATTGACTCAAACTTAACGTTATTATAATTATATAAAAAATAAGAATGGATTAATTGCTGATTTTAGTGTTCGATTAAAACGGAATACGCACTATATATTTAAACTATATAACATGCTATATTATTTTAGTAATTATTAAAATCCTAAACTAAATCTGAACTCTTTTATATAAAACGAAAAATTTCAAAAAGAAATTTCAAAATTTGCTTGACTTATTTTTTGTAAGTAATATAATTAATTTAAATACTAACCGATTAGTATCTAAATTATTAAAGCATAATCTATAGTTATCATTAATTATAGCTATATAATAATATATTTTATATAACTATCATTTAATTACTTATATTGCTGCAACGTTTAATATATAAAAGTCTTATAAGGCCATATAAATTTTATAAATTTATTTATATTTTACGTACAAAATATAAAATATGAAAATATAAATGCAATAAATATACAAAATAAATGCAAATGCAAATTCAAATGAGGATAACTTATCATGGAACTGTTTGAAGCAATACTCACTCGTTCATCTAAAAGAGATTTTGAAGACAGAGCGATACCT
This genomic stretch from Candidatus Acididesulfobacter guangdongensis harbors:
- a CDS encoding DEAD/DEAH box helicase; this translates as MSNPHHEIHLESDICEHLAANGWLYSPNDDGYNRELALYPEDVFSWVSQTQPELWDKLRQTHNGDTNNTFRKRLAQVLDNEGSLAVLRGGFKNVSSGRIQMCQFRPAQTMNPETTFKYEQVRCRVMRQVHYSTSNENSIDLVFFVNGIPVATAELKTDFTQSVHEAIHQYKYDRMPKDPNTKREEPLLAFKRRTLVHFAASSDEVYMTTMLNGKDTKFLPFNLGDNGGAGNPANPNGYRTSYLWERIWQKDAWLDILGRFVHLGREDKKDASGKKSSLEKLIFPRFHQWDVVTRLIAAAREEKAGAKYLVQHSAGSGKTNSISWLSHQLSSLHSLADGKDERVFHSVIVITDRNILDSQLQDAIYQFEHKEGVVCRIKEGVKSAQLAKALKDGIPIIVVTIQTFHFVLEAIRKETSLKGRKFAVIADEAHSSQAGSMAKALKQVLTAEQIEEGEEISADDLLAAEMAARPQSSNVSYFAFTATPKHKTMELFGRRPDPNLPSSETNKPDAFHIYSMRQAIEEGFILDVLKNYTAYKLAFKLAHNGQDYDEETLDESKAMKSLMRWVRLHPYNISQKVQIIVEHFRANVEWRLNGEAKAMVVTSSRKEAVRYKLAIDKYIRDKGYEIGTLVAFSGEVADQGISPDSFSEFNMNPGLRERDLRDAFDTDEFSILLVANKYQTGFDQPKLTAMYVDKKLAGINAVQTLSRLDRTFPGKDQTFILDFVNDPEEIRISFLPYYDKAELAGVSDPNIIHDMQAKLDSHRIYTQSEIDGFVAAYYKESQKDMQARIAPAVDRFRNIWKAALESKDKKGLDALEIFRKDLRAFISAYDFLSQIIDYRDTDLEKRSIFYKHLLPLIKEENLNEPIDLSSVKLTHYNLIDKGKRDIKLDGTNDDGKLKPLTGIGTAKPHDPEQAFLSEIIVRINDLFEGDLSDADKLSYAQHIRGKMMENEILSLQAEANTKEQFASSPDFKDAMNSAVTDGLENYNEMAKQILNNEYKREELANILLDMVYMGFAEKRMKINERRDECKLEKSIMQTSNGHSLKIVSDIDISESEKFVSFLPIYSLEAAATAFGREEYVENSGWMIATVAGRKLNKDMFIAKVVGKSMEPTIPDGSYCIFRLDKGGSRNETVVLVESKQVADRDTNQKFTVKRYHSEKEYFEDGTWRHKRITLSPDNKEFEPIILENMQETDFRVVAEFIGVI